In one Juglans regia cultivar Chandler chromosome 11, Walnut 2.0, whole genome shotgun sequence genomic region, the following are encoded:
- the LOC108982553 gene encoding L-type lectin-domain containing receptor kinase IX.1-like: protein MFRLFIFLLLLPTAHTVYFQITRFEPNADDILYLGDAEPFVGVIELIQRYDYLCRVGRAIYSERVPLWDSDTGKLTNFSTHFSFVIDTQGRAKYGHGLAFFLAPVGFEVPLNSAGGFLGLFNTTTSDSSQNQIVLVEFDSFANQEWDPPFEHVGINNNSIASTKYTSWNASSHSGDTADVWVTYDASTKNLSVSWKYQTTSNAQENTSLSFEVNLMQVLPEWVIVGLSAATGQFTERTKILSWEFSSSLERKERGGKNEKKKSLVIGLTASAGVLIAVAIVTCVILWALKVKKKEDETNETVNLTSINEDIERGAGPRRFSHRYLALATNNFSDDKKLGQGGFGAVYKGYFIDLDIAVAVKKISRGSKQGRKEYVTEVKIISRIRHRNLVQLIGWCHDNGEFLLVYEFMSNGSLDMHLFGKRSPLTWAVRYKIASGLASALLYLHEEWEKCVVHRDIKSSNVMLDSSFNVKLGDFGLARLMDHELGPQTTGLAGTLGYMAPEYIATGRASKESDVYSYGVVTLEIATGRKSTDPPEEDSAMGLVEWVWNLYGTGRLHMAIDERLHMDFEEKEIECLMIVGLWCAHPDRSLRPSIRQAIHVLHFEAATPNLPLKMPVPSYHVPTVPLVSSGEPVISTSLDDGR from the coding sequence ATGTTTCgtctcttcatcttccttctaCTTCTTCCCACCGCTCACACAGTTTATTTCCAAATAACTCGCTTTGAACCGAATGCTGACGACATACTATACTTGGGAGATGCAGAACCTTTTGTTGGAGTCATTGAGTTGATCCAAAGATATGATTATCTATGCCGAGTTGGTCGAGCCATCTATTCTGAGAGGGTGCCTCTCTGGGATTCTGATACAGGAAAACTCACTAACTTTAGCACACATTTCTCGTTCGTTATCGACACCCAAGGTCGCGCTAAATATGGCCATGGTTTAGCCTTCTTTTTGGCTCCTGTCGGGTTCGAAGTCCCTCTAAACTCAGCTGGTGGATTTCTAGGCCTATTCAACACAACAACCAGCGATTCATCTCAGAACCAAATTGTTCTTGTCGAATTCGACTCGTTCGCGAACCAAGAATGGGATCCTCCATTTGAGCATGTGGGTATTAATAACAACTCAATTGCTTCCACAAAATACACTTCTTGGAATGCCAGCTCACACAGTGGAGATACCGCTGATGTATGGGTCACTTACGATGCTTCTACGAAGAACTTGAGCGTCTCTTGGAAATATCAAACAACCTCTAATGCTCAAGAGAATACGAGCCTTTCTTTTGAAGTTAATCTCATGCAGGTTCTTCCAGAGTGGGTCATAGTTGGACTTTCAGCTGCTACAGGTCAATTTACAGAGCGCACTAAAATTCTGTCATGGGAATTTAGTTCAAGtttggaaagaaaggaaagaggGGGGAAGAACGAAAAGAAGAAGAGTTTAGTGATTGGTCTAACAGCCTCAGCTGGTGTTCTGATAGCTGTAGCAATTGTAACGTGTGTAATATTGTGGGCTTTGAaggtaaagaaaaaggaagatgaAACAAATGAGACTGTGAACTTAACATCAATTAATGAAGACATTGAGAGAGGAGCAGGACCAAGGAGATTTTCTCACCGATATCTTGCTTTAGCCACCAACAATTTTTCAGATGACAAGAAATTGGGACAAGGAGGGTTTGGTGCCGTCTACAAGGGGTACTTCATTGATTTGGATATAGCAGTTGCTGTGAAGAAAATCTCAAGGGGGTCTAAACAGGGAAGAAAGGAATACGTAACTGAGGTGAAAATTATTAGCAGGATAAGACACAGGAATCTGGTTCAACTCATAGGATGGTGCCATGACAATGGTGAGTTCCTACTTGTTTACGAGTTTATGTCAAATGGTAGCCTAGATATGCACTTGTTTGGCAAGAGGAGTCCTTTAACTTGGGCAGTGAGATACAAGATAGCTTCTGGGTTGGCATCTGCGCTGCTTTATCTCCACGAAGAATGGGAGAAATGTGTCGTTCACCGAGACATCAAATCGAGCAATGTCATGCTTGATTCTAGTTTTAATGTGAAGCTTGGAGACTTTGGATTGGCTCGGCTCATGGACCACGAGCTAGGTCCTCAGACAACAGGATTGGCTGGAACGTTAGGCTATATGGCTCCAGAATACATAGCCACTGGAAGGGCTAGTAAAGAGTCAGATGTATACAGTTATGGTGTGGTTACATTAGAAATTGCTACCGGACGGAAGTCAACCGACCCTCCCGAAGAGGATTCTGCAATGGGATTGGTAGAGTGGGTTTGGAATCTTTATGGAACTGGAAGGCTTCATATGGCGATTGATGAGAGATTGCATATGGATTTCGAGGAGAAGGAGATAGAGTGTTTAATGATTGTCGGACTGTGGTGTGCTCATCCTGATCGAAGTCTTAGGCCGTCAATAAGGCAAGCAATTCATGTTCTTCATTTTGAGGCTGCAACGCCAAATCTTCCTTTGAAGATGCCTGTTCCTTCGTATCATGTACCGACAGTACCATTAGTTAGCTCTGGTGAGCCTGTTATAAGTACTAGTCTAGACGACGGTCGTTGA